One Thermodesulfobacteriota bacterium genomic window, CATTCTCAACTTTAACACCAGTCACACCTTTTTCCGCATCGCCAATGATCTCTTGCACAACGGTATCCCATAGGAATTCAATTTTTTGATTCCTAAATGCTCTCTCTTGCAATATCTTTGAGGCCCGAAGCTTATCTCTTCGATGAATTATCGTAACCTTGGAAGCAAATTTTGTAAGAAATATTCCTTCCTCAATTGCAGTGTCTCCACCCCCAACGACAACAAGCTCTTTACCTTTAAAGAAAAATCCATCGCAGGTTGCACAAGTAGAGACGCCGTGGCCAAGGAGCTGCTTTTCTGATTCGAGACCAAGAAGTTTCGCGGAAGCCCCAGAAGCTATGATAAAAGTCTCTGCCTCTATTACAGACTCGCCGGCAGCTACCTTAAA contains:
- a CDS encoding FAD-dependent oxidoreductase encodes the protein PDGVQGPELIDNMRKQAEKFGAKCVLAQVNSVDLTQRPFKVAAGESVIEAETFIIASGASAKLLGLESEKQLLGHGVSTCATCDGFFFKGKELVVVGGGDTAIEEGIFLTKFASKVTIIHRRDKLRASKILQERAFRNQKIEFLWDTVVQEIIGDAEKGVTGVKVENVKTGEVNIHECQGVFIAIGHNPNTDLLKGQVEMDDAGYIITRDGATRTNIPGVFAAGDVQDHVYRQAITAAGSGCMAAMDAEKFLEEHSE